tcatctttttttttccactcatTACACTaccgccatgctggggcaccaccttgaagactatttagtcgaatgaatcgacctcagtacttacttttGTAATATAGACTGTAAAAAGTcttaaaacactgagatagagaaataccagttcgtattagAGTTACACAAGATTTAGAATGTttatacgcaggaagttgtggccaagtAGCAGAGCTGTGAGTATCACACtgtgtgttgagcgtcgaatgctgtgacctgtgttacctggtatagtatattctggctggttagttctgactgttattcgtgagtggaaacaatccactcaaCAGCGTCGAGATAAAACTgctcttgttgatgttggtgttgctggcgacgacaatggtagacagtacattggtggtgaagacgtTGGCGCTGGAAttggctgtagctgtgttctgtatgtgtgtggtcaacgaccagacctgtgagagatctgaaatcgaagacgtgtgtggtcagcgaccagacctgtaagagatctgaaatcgaagactgtatgtgtgtggtcaacgaccagacatgtgagagatctgaaatcgaagacgattgccgtcgttggatcgggcttatttataggCGAAAAAAGGCTCACTGGAAACCCAGTAGAACTCTCTATCACGTGATTTTATCTAAGGCCACGATTGGACGTAATGCTcccttagcaagcagaacatggggacaattgctgcgcaaataagaaccaatcaggataGTGGACAGAAGGGACCAaggcagccgaaggctagatgttagcagcttcgttatcatttatgattgaatgcccgagagagaggtttcactacactttccttaaagcctggtacttattcgacttcttttgccgaaccgctacgtgacgggaacgcaaacacatcaacaccgattctcaagcggtggtgggaaccCCCTCCCCCANNNNNNNNNNNNNNNNNNNNNNNNNNNNNNNNNNNNNNNNNNNNNNNNNNNNNNNNNNNNNNNNNNNNNNNNNNNNNNNNNNNNNNNNNNNNNNNNNNNNNNNNNNNNNNNNNNNNNNNNNNNNNNNNNNNNNNNNNNNNNNNNNNNNNNNNNNACGCCggtcgaactgcttagcggtatttcatctgccgttacgtcctgagttcgaattccgccgaggtcgactttgcctttcatcctttcggggtcgataaattaagtaccagttacgcactgggggtcgatgtaatcgactaattcctttgtctgtccttgtttgtcccctctatgtttagctccttgtgggcaataaagaaataagaaacgttagcacgccggtcgaactgcttagcggtataacAGCTCTGTGAATTTTTGTGAAAACTGCTGTGTTACTCTGTGAAAACTGTGTGAACTACTGTAAGTTGTCTCtgtgaataattgtgatttttgtggaattattgttGTTACGTTTCACGCGAGCCGCTGCATTTTCCCCCAGCTATGGcgagtggtagtgtctccagtatggagagctacgccaggGCCACTGCGGCGAATAAGCTagtgccgctggaaaccaagttgatcaagttggatatggaggaggtgagcagaagcaggaatttgatagaagtagagtgagactcatacaaattgttCTCCACAAAAGAGACCAAGGAAGACAAAAttctgaggacagttgtgtatcgtACACNNNNNNNNNNCCCAGAGTTAcaccagaaattaaaccagagtggttggttgcaacagtgctagctgcaaccaaggaggatccggaattgggaccagtggtGGAATCAAAAGTGCGCAActggtggggatttggactcgaaatgtggctttttgccacattcgaggacatagaaagaattccctaccagatagaagtggaggatgAGAGAACGTTAAATATTGTAGTCGAAggaaggaaaccaaattgctacatatgcggggaaagaggtcatatgaagaccaaatgccccctatatgagttcacacagccacaacaagagaaagcacaagtagaggaggaaaacattgtagaccacacCGAGGAAATGAACGAGAGatagaagtgtgaaacagagaaaacaaaggagaagaacgaaaatggagctactaaccctaaaaagcgaaagaaaaataagtcaaaggaacggtcaacagaaaacaaaaaagagatagaaaagccagaaactaataatgtacaaggagaggaggagagaacgaaTACAGATATGAAATACAagggggttttgataaagtacgagaagagcgagcagatggagagaaaaatcgcgaagttggaagaaataataagagtgaagatgccagagaaatgtgctgagaaatgcattttgatacacgaggaaaactactgggagtacataaaagaatttggtgaaaatataacaacgataagggtatggttggtggagacaacaccccctagaactgattattGCTGTTGATAAGGACACAAGTAACAGTGATTAATGGAAGAAAGGTAACGCGAGTGTTTCAATTTTTTGGGGGttgcaaaaccgttaaaatgtttacatgatgttgaacgtaaaagtgaaaaactggataaatgtaaccacccgactttgGGGtacgagtggacattgcgcctcattttttcattcttgcatactatcattttattttaatttttcttctactattatcattcgctttttgtaatttttagttccccgattttatgtttgttgcgttttgtactgtctttatgttttgtgatgtcttaaaaaaaattctttgtatagccctttatgggtaataaagaaatcggtNNNNNNNNNNNNNNNNNNNNNNNNNNNNNNNNNNNNNNNNNNNNNNNNNNNNNNNNNNNNNNNNNNNNNNNNNNNNNNNNNNNNNNNNNNNNNNNNNNNNNNNNNNNNNNNNNNNNNNNNNNNNNNNNNNNNNNNNNNNNNNNNNNNNNNNNNNNNNNNNNNNNNNNNNNNNNNNNNNNNNNNNNNNNNNNNNNNNNNNNNNNNNNNNNNNNNNNNNNNNNNNNNNNNNNNNNNNNNNNNNNNNNNNNNNNNNNNNNNNNNNNNNNNNNNNNNNNNNNNNNNNNNNNNNNNNNNNNNNNNNNNNNNNNNNNNNNNNNNNNNNNNNNNNNNNNNNNNNNNNNNNNNNNNNNNNNNNNNNNNNNNNNNNNNNNNNNNNNNNNNNNNNNNNNNNNNNNNNNNNNNNNNNNNNNNNNNNNNNNNNNNNNNNNNNNNNNNNNNNNNNNNNNNNNNNNNNNNNNNNNNNNNNNNNNNNNNNNNNNNNNNNNNNNNNNNNNNNNNNNNNNNNNNNNNNNNNNNNNNNNNNNNNNNNNNNNNNNNNNNNNNNNNNNNNNNNNNNNNNNNNNNNNNNNNNNNNNNNNNNNNNNNNNNNNNNNNNNNNNNNNNNNNNNNNNNNNNNNNNNNNNNNNNNNNNNNNNNNNNNNNNNNNNNGTGACAAAAATGTTTCGGAAAAGGGTTTTTTTAAACTCTGTCGATAGAGacagtctcttttttttctgtgaatgtcCACAGAACGCGATAGGGTCCAGTGTAGGGAGGTGTGAGCGGTCCCTTGACAGCGTCATTTCTTACAAAGACGTGAGTCCAGGTAGAAATATCTAGAGGTACTGCAGAGGAAATAGACTGGTTACGAGGAAGCATCGGTAGCAGGTCAGCAAAGAATGACCTGAGTCGCGTGACGTAAGATGTGGGGTCCGCATTCGGTAAGTCGACGCGCGCCAATATTTGTCCAAGAAATGCTAAGGTGGTGCCATACAGGAGCTCAGCAGAGGTGTAGCCTAAGTCCTCCATGACAGCTGAGCGGCACCCTAGCAGAACAATGGGGAGAAACTCGGACCAACGATGAGGGTCAGGAGCCGTGCGAACAGCGGCTTTAGGCTGTCGGTGGAATCTTTCCACCATTCCATTCGCGGTGGGATGGTAACTGGTGGTGTGGATGTGATGAACTCCGAGCAATCTCGAAAGCTCACGGAACAGACACGATCGGTAGTAATTCTAGAGGGTACTCCGAAGCAAGATATCCACCCAGAGACGAGTGCTCTGGTGACTGTTTCCACGGAAATGTTCACGAGGGGGATGGCTTCTGGCCATCTGGAGAAACTGTCGATGCAAgtcaatatataagtaaatcCGCGACTGACCGGCAGGAGACGACAATGCACCAATAAGCAGGCGAGATAAGGCGTCGGCGGGGATGTTGTCAGTGCCAGCGATATGTTGAATGTCACTAGTAAACTGTGATATGTAGTCCAAATGCCTCGTTTCTCTGGGCGAGTACCGGTCCGTTTTTGCAAAGAGAGTGAACGTTAGCGGTTTGTGGTCGGTGAAACTCGCGAAGTCTCTACCTTCAAGAAGATAAGAGAAATGCTTCACCGCCAGGTAAATTGCTAAGAGCTCTTTATCAAATATACTATATCTCATTTCAGCATTTTTCAACTGTCGTGAGAAAAATGTTAATGGTTGGCATTGGCTATTTACGGATTGCTCTAAAACTGCCCCATATAGCAGATGACGACGCGTCGACAGTGATAATCTTGCATCCGGAGCAGGATGGGCGAGGAAGGATGCCTGAACAAGGTCAGATTTGACAGATTCAAAAGTTTGGATGGCTGTTGGAGACAGCGTTATCTGTGCGTCTTTCGTCCGTTGATCTTGCAGATGCTGGGTCAAGGGAAGCAACTTCTCCGCACATTTAGGAATGAAGCGacgataataattaattaaaccaaTAAAATTTCTGAGCTGTTTTAAGGAAACAGGAGGAGACAAGCGTTTGATGGCTTCCACTTTAGAGGGAAACGGACGAATACCATCGGCGTCAATGAGATGTCCCAAGAATTCCAAACTCGTAGAACCGAAGACACACTTAGCCGGGTTGATCTTCACATCATAGGAACGTAGGCGCTTGAACAGCTGAGTAAAGTGTCGGAGGTGCTGGTCTGGAGTACCCCTGGCGATTAAAAAGTCATCGACGTACGTGAAGACAAAATCCAACCCACGAACGACCTCATCAACGAACCTTTGGAACGCGCCGGCCGCATTACGAAGTCCAAACGGCATGGACAAGAATTCAAACGCTCCAAAAGGTGTGGTGACAGCTGTCTTTGGTATGTCGTCGGGGTTGACGGGGATTTGAAGGTACGCGCGTACCAAATCGATTTTAGAAAAAATCTTACAGCCGTGCAGGGCAGACGAAATATCCTGGACATTAGGGAGGGAAAGCGATCTGCAATAATGACGGTGTTAAGACATCTAAAATTTCCCCCCGGTCGGAAATCAGCGTCATTCTTCCTGGCCATGTGTGGGGTGCTGCCCATGGGCTCGTGGAGGGACGAATGAGGCCCAACTGGAGCATGTGCTCAAATTCAGCCCGGGCGATCCGGAATTTCTCTAGAGACAAATGGTGTGGTCGGGAAAAGACTGGAGGTCCCTTGGTCGTGATGAAATGTCTCGTGGAATGGGCTGGATCCGACGGATGAAATGACAAACCAGTCAACTGTGGAAACGAAGAAAGAAGGGCTCACAATGGGAACAGAAGAATCCTTTCCGGGAATGTCGAGTGAAGTGGTGTCATCAATGAGTCAGCGTCCCCTAACGTCCCCGATGAGAGAATAGTGATGTAAGAAATTAGCACCAAGAATAGGATGTGGCAGGTCTGCAATGAGAAAGATCCACTTGAAATCCTTACAGAGTGACAGATCCAGAGTGAGGGATATTTGACCATAGGTCTTGATAGCGGAGTGATTCACCGCGGAAAGAGAGATATCCGAAAGAGCAGGGTTGATGGAGGTAAACCATCGAGGCCAAATACTTAAACTGGCATCCGTATCCACCATAAAGGACTTTGAAGAATTGGCATCTCTGATAAAGAACGCACGATAGGGTGAATTGATAGGGGAGACGACTGCCGTGCCCATTCTTTCCCTGCCTAATTTCCCTGATAAGAGTAGGAGCAGGGCTGTGTACATTTCTCGGCTTGGTCCTTGAACTTACTGTAGTACCAGCAGACTGAGGGAGCGGCGCCTGGTCTTCCTGCGGAATGATCCCTTGAAGACGACCGGTCCTTGTACAAGCGTGCGACTTGACGGGTCAGTTCTGCGATAGCCCGCAAGATTTCAGAGGTTTCCATGTCGTCCGGAGCAGAAGAAGAACAAGCTCGAGAGGAGGACAAAGAAAGGAATTGAGGCAAAGGACAAGGACTCATCTTGGACAATAATAGGTTGAAGAAAACGCcgttagaaatggcagtcaaaatACCCTAGTTGAAAGAAGACACGATGAGCAGCGAActaggaaaacattttttttccaggAGCAGAGGATGAAAATAGAAGAAATCTTTGCTAGTTGATAAGGAACAAATTATGGCCAACGCGTAGATAATCCGGGTGGTTGAGAGTAAGAAACACATACCTGGCACGTAGAAAAATTTTCTGTCCATGTGAATTCTGGAGAAAATTCcggataatttttttcatttttttataagcAAGAAGAAAACTCGGACGCTCTGTCTTCAAATGACCAAATTGTATTTTCGGTTACAATCCGATAAAACGATTTGCAGTTTCCCGCTTAAAAATGGCGCCAAAATTTTCCTGATTTTCCTGATGAAGAAGACAATATGGCGACGAGAGACATCAGTAGTAGTGTTCCTATGTGACGAGAGGTCATTTGGTTGCGTGGCCGAAGTTGCGAAAGAGAAAAGGGAATACATATTCACTGGTTTGTATTCGCCCGTTGTTCACCATTTTAGATGAATATGTTCATCTCCCACGCTGGGTTCACGTCGGGAGTCACTCTTTTAGATGGTGCAGGTGACTCTCAGAAGGCTGTAATTTCGCTGGTAGTAAACTCGGATGAAAAACATATACAAGCGAGGTTGCAACTTAAACACGTTTATTGTggccacacgtatatacacaatgcGATGATAAATAGAATGGTTGGTGTGTAAAGGCCATGGTATTCTATGCTATGCTCCTATCTGTTAGCTGGTGGGTGTTGAGAGAGGCTAGACCAACCACATCTTTACAGTTTGAGGTCCCAGTGCAGAAAGAGGAAGGGATGAGGTCACATGTCTGAACCTTAATGTTGTGTAACGCCCTCTATCTCTGTATAGCCAGCTTGTTTATTCGCTGTCTAGTGggtgtagtgaaacctctctctcgggcattcctttacaaatgataacgaagcggCTAACAACTAGCTTTCGGCCGCTTGGATCTTTGTGTCCGCCACCCTGATTGGTTCTTGTTTGCGCGGCATTTGTCAacagttctgtttcgcgccagggtgcatactgtccaatcgtggccttcagataaggtcacgtgagaaaGAGTTTTTCTGCGTTTCCGGTGAGCCCTATTTCATCTATAAATAAGCCTGCTCCAACTACGCCAGTTTGTCGCGACCACAGACCTTTTCAGGTCTGGTCGTAGatcacacacaaaacacagctccagccagtttccagcgacgacgccAACACTACCGATCTACTGTCTACAACAATGTCGTcgccagcaccagcaccatcgcCAGAGTATacgcaccaacaacaacaacagcggtttCATCTCGACACTGTTTGAGTGAATTGTTTCCACCACGAAGTTAACAGCTAGAACAACCTGCGAGAAtcttctgtaccaagtaaccggtcgCAGCATNNNNNNNNNNAGAAtcttctgtaccaagtaaccggtcgcagcatcgacgctcaacttcACACACAGCATGTGACACCACAGCTCTGCTCCTTGGCCACGACTTCTTGTACAGACATTCTACCTGTGTTACTCTTCTATGACTGGTATTTCTCCATCTTTGTTCAGGACGCTTATAGTCTCTCACAGACTCTTATTCCATgttctgtatttctctttcacatacacacatattgtatacatactcttgtTCACGAAGGCCTGTCATACACATTGTATTGCTTATATTgccgcatgcacgcgcacacagacacactgttcACTATgctaataaacttactctctttATACAACGAACGGTTgtctctgtcactcactctctctttctccttgctGGCACTTGCTCGTATCATCACATTGCGAGCCTTCATATGTTACATTACATGTTTTGTggcgaccgtgcgacgcgttcaAAGGAGCTTTCTCCGGctcgtcgccatctcctttggttcgcacggtcgttcctttaCATGGGTAATGCGCCTACAGTCTTCTTCAGGCATTCAACTTTTACTGCACTGTTCTTATTGACTCAAACAACATAGCAAcatacatgcgtttatatattcattaccaCACATGCATGCCTGTACCTGTGCGTTCAGTGATTATTTTCAGATTTGTGTCAGCCCTAAACTTCAATTCTCAACATCGTTTCTGTCGGCGTTGCACTTCTTCAATATCCATCTGCTATCAAACTCGCTACACAACTTATCTTAGGCAGACTGTTAACATCGTCTGCCATTTTCTTCTGATAGTTCGATAATGAACATAGACTACGCTTTCTGCACTGTTTCTTCAACCGCTTATCATCCTTCATCTATACCACTTTAGCGTGGGAGGTCGCTAATTAAAGCGCCAACACTTTAATAATTGGACTGAATCATTAATCCGATAACCATGAAATACTTCTGTGcaataaagaacaacaacactCGTCCTGTGCGAATAACTTCAAGTTCAAGACTTTATTCAGACGCGTGACAAACGAACGCGTACAGTGAGTATACAATGTTCAATAAAGATTTCTGGGAAGAAGAAAGGTTTTGAACAACTTGCCATGTTCCATGATAACTTTGAGTGAATAGGAATAAATCAAGCTACGAGATTTACTTTCTCCAGGTACTAGACGTAGAATACCAATCAAATGTCGAATTCATATTCCTGGCTTTCTCGTGGTCCCAGTGGATCTGTCGTGTCTCGAAGAAGCAGTTAGACCGATTTAAGCGGTAATGCACGCTTAAATAGGCGATGTGTTACTAGCGACCTTCTGACTGTTATTTTGATGTTATGCGTAGTAAATTGGCAAAGGAGGAATTAATTATGTTCACCTGgaattttctgaaatattctaGATTGTTCGATCAGGAGAGATAACTTTCGTTAATTCCCAACGAATATTTTGTAGGCTTGCGAATCTGTTTCAATTTGCGTTGCCTATACCACTTTTATCATGTTGTATTTGTTTTACCTACAACAAATATCCACGATCACAATACCAGGCACATACGATCTCAGCACTTCCTTAAAGGCTACGAAACTACTCATATATAATGCCATAAGTCTTCTTATTATACCATTGATTCGCAGTTTTTCTCCTCTGCGCCATTTAATGAAAGTTGCTTGACTTAGCTGATTATATCAAGACTCAGTTGAATATATACTGCCTCATATTCGGAATCATTtgaatatgtacttatatgtaaatGCAGTCGGATTGCTACCATTACTTACGCGGTCGCGCGcggacacgcgcacacacagacacgccgcgcgcgcacacacacacgcacccattgCACATTTAGGTATGCAGTAGTCCAGATTGTCCCACCTGGTACTTAAGTTCACATCTACCTTTCGATGTCCACTTTTTCTTGTGTACACTAAAATTACATTAGTATTCTCTAACccttacgtttatgaatttgtgttgcaaaattcctgatgtgaaaccgtgaGTTGAAACAgaggatctattccatctcaatcacagatttttaaatttttaattttaattaattttaaaaaactaaacagaatttctcacgtagaacatggtttactctgaacgtttttgacaaaatttcgtattttagaagttatttcgtgttaaagttgtatttgggtaatatcaaccaatcaacgacgtgtattcagttgaagaaagctactgctgtttacgatagtaatcgaagaggaacaacttccgggtcatttctactaaatgtcaccactctgttctaaaaatcaacaccaagaaggaagaaatattatttacatatatttattcgttgcCCGACATCGGTATTTTATCCATACGTAAAATGCGCCGGTGTTTTAAAGACCTATAGAGCAACGAGTCCGCAgttagcttttttgttgttgacgtatatgtattttcaaaatGCCTTATGTTACAACTATAAGATGTATTGTTaatgtcatgattttatcttactataatcaacgACAAACACATTTTTTCAATATAAAGTCTTCattagataaaaaaataacattatcaaaacatgaaggtaaaacaaaacaaatagcggcttatacactggaaaatacggtaaatgtagtggcagtgacaagcTCGCTCGCTGGTtggtagttgatagtgtagaagggagggaaagagtcgaatacacgtcgttgattggttgaaattacccaaatacgacaactttaacacgaaataacttctaaaatacgaaattttgtcaaaaacgttcggTAATACTTCCGCTCGTCCCCCCATCAAATCCCCCTTTTTNNNNNNNNNNNNNNNNNNNNNNNNNNNNNNNNNNNNNNNNNNNNNNNNNNNNNNNNNNNNNNNNNNNNNNNNNNNNNNNNNNNNNNNNNNNNNNNNNNNNNNNNNNNNNNNNNNNNNNNNNNNNNNNNNNNNNNNNNNNNNNNNNNNNNNNNNNNNNNNNNNNNNNNNNNNNNNNNNNNNNNNNNNNNNNNNNNNNNNNNNNNNNNNNNNNNNNNNNNNNNNNNNNNNNNNNNNNNNNNNNNNNNNNNNNNNNNNNNNNNNNNNNNNNNNNNNNNNNNNNNNNNNNNNNNNNNNNNNNNNNNNNNNNNNNNNNNNNNNNNNNNNNNNNNNNNNNNNNNNNNNNgatttttggcaattttccagaacctccgtatccgaaaacgggagtttttgccccccccccaaaaaaaaattaagaaataaacaaatttgggagaaaatgggaTGGGGGACGGGCGGAAGTCTttccaaaatcaaaaaaaaaatctgcgATCGAGATGCAATAGATCCGTTTCGGATATtgctgtatttcgggatggttatttaattaattttttttttttacaaagaaacacacgctctatatattcgtttttcaaTCGTTTATTACAGTTCGtgaataagaacagtaatgaagaacgaatatatagtgcgtgtgtttatttggcaaaaaaaaaaaaaaaatgaccgtcccgaaatacaacaatatttcttATCGTTTGCTGTTTATACACCATTTCTCTGTAGAACCTGTCAACACCAGTAAcacaataatatacatgtatCCTGATTACGCTCATTGTTACATATCCGGCTGTCTGCAATGGTAGTAATGTAGCAGATCTCTACCTCTCTTTGGAAcaaggtctttt
This genomic interval from Octopus bimaculoides isolate UCB-OBI-ISO-001 chromosome 4, ASM119413v2, whole genome shotgun sequence contains the following:
- the LOC106881145 gene encoding uncharacterized protein LOC106881145 — its product is MVERFHRQPKAAVRTAPDPHRWSEFLPIVLLGCRSAVMEDLGYTSAELLYGTTLAFLGQILARVDLPNADPTSYVTRLRSFFADLLPMLPRNQSISSAVPLDISTWTHVFVRNDAVKGPLTPPYTGPYRVLWTFTEKKETVSIDRV